A single region of the Chryseobacterium sp. 6424 genome encodes:
- the hisA gene encoding 1-(5-phosphoribosyl)-5-[(5-phosphoribosylamino)methylideneamino]imidazole-4-carboxamide isomerase: MKIIPAIDVMNGRCVRLAKGDYNSQTVYGDPLEMAKIFEDNGIVYLHVVDLDGAKAGKVKNLKTVEKIASQTNLIIDFGGGIKSRHDLELILGVGVAKVTLGSIAVENPAVCIEWIEEFGAEKFILGADCLNRKIKTSGWLKDSQLEVTDFIQSYEHTRIEEVICTDISKDGMLNGPSLNLYAEILEKTQVQLIASGGVSSVQDLEALKKIGCSGVIIGKALYEQKITLGQLQKFI; encoded by the coding sequence ATGAAAATAATCCCTGCAATTGATGTCATGAATGGCCGTTGCGTACGACTAGCCAAAGGCGATTATAACAGCCAAACGGTGTATGGTGACCCATTAGAAATGGCAAAGATTTTTGAAGATAACGGTATTGTGTACTTACATGTAGTAGACCTTGATGGTGCCAAAGCCGGTAAAGTAAAAAACCTGAAAACCGTTGAAAAAATTGCCTCACAAACCAATCTCATCATTGATTTTGGTGGAGGCATAAAATCCAGACACGACCTCGAACTCATTCTGGGTGTCGGCGTCGCTAAAGTGACCTTAGGAAGCATTGCAGTGGAAAATCCGGCTGTTTGCATTGAATGGATCGAAGAGTTTGGTGCTGAAAAATTTATTTTGGGCGCTGATTGTCTAAACCGTAAGATTAAGACTTCGGGTTGGCTGAAAGACTCGCAGTTAGAAGTGACTGATTTTATACAATCCTATGAACATACCCGAATTGAAGAGGTGATATGTACCGATATTTCTAAAGACGGCATGCTGAACGGCCCATCATTAAACCTATATGCAGAAATTTTAGAGAAAACCCAAGTGCAGCTTATTGCAAGCGGTGGAGTTTCCTCGGTGCAGGATTTAGAAGCCCTGAAAAAAATCGGTTGCAGCGGCGTCATCATTGGAAAAGCCCTTTACGAGCAAAAAATTACTTTAGGTCAGCTTCAAAAATTTATATAG
- the hisIE gene encoding bifunctional phosphoribosyl-AMP cyclohydrolase/phosphoribosyl-ATP diphosphatase HisIE has product MILDFNKSNGLIPVIIQDSVSLQVLMLGYMNMEAFELTKTEGRVHFFSRSKNRIWLKGETSGNFLYVEKITADCDADTLLILAKPAGNVCHTGTFSCFCARDDKGFLYQLEETVSQRIDLQQTHSYTYELYKKGINKVAQKVGEEAVELIIEAKDDNADLFINEAADLLYHFIILLKAKSFTLKDVEKVLYNRRKGA; this is encoded by the coding sequence ATGATATTAGATTTTAATAAAAGTAATGGCTTGATCCCAGTAATTATCCAGGATTCTGTTAGCCTGCAGGTATTGATGCTTGGTTATATGAATATGGAAGCTTTTGAGCTTACCAAGACGGAGGGCAGGGTTCATTTCTTCAGCCGAAGCAAAAACCGTATCTGGCTGAAAGGTGAAACGTCCGGCAATTTTCTGTATGTCGAAAAAATAACGGCTGACTGCGATGCAGACACCTTGTTGATCTTAGCGAAACCCGCAGGTAATGTGTGTCATACAGGGACGTTCAGTTGTTTTTGCGCGCGCGATGACAAGGGATTTCTATATCAACTGGAGGAAACAGTCTCACAAAGAATCGATTTGCAGCAAACCCATTCCTATACCTACGAGCTTTACAAAAAAGGGATCAATAAAGTAGCCCAAAAAGTTGGCGAGGAGGCAGTAGAACTAATCATAGAAGCAAAAGATGATAATGCAGACTTGTTTATAAATGAAGCCGCAGATTTGTTATATCACTTTATAATTTTACTGAAAGCTAAGTCCTTTACGCTGAAAGATGTTGAAAAAGTATTGTATAATCGTAGGAAAGGAGCATAA
- the hisC gene encoding histidinol-phosphate transaminase, translated as MMEFKLQDFIRPHLKNMPVYEINRPAVLGTERMYLDANESPFGDFNRYPDAKHELLKKEIAAINQIAEDQVFLGNGSDELIDLLIRTFCEPATDRILMLDPSFSIYEIYARFNNVQVGKIALDDEFQIDQNAYLQSVSQSQAKILFLCSPNNPTGNSLDDLKFYIQHFPGIVVIDEAYIEFSPNVSAVTFLKEFPNIIVLKTLSKAYAMAGLRVGAGFASVEIAQLINRLKPPYNISAESQRIALNELKKTAAFKQQLHLILAQKSFVEKQLAQLQIVEKVYPSDANFILVKFYDVEKIYEKLSEHHIKTSLRHPKIENCIRISIGSETENKKLLAILSTLKS; from the coding sequence ATGATGGAATTTAAACTTCAGGACTTTATTCGTCCGCACCTTAAAAATATGCCGGTATATGAGATTAACCGACCGGCCGTCTTGGGTACCGAACGTATGTATTTGGATGCCAATGAAAGTCCGTTTGGTGATTTTAACCGTTATCCTGATGCGAAACATGAACTTCTTAAGAAGGAAATCGCAGCTATTAATCAGATTGCAGAGGATCAGGTATTCTTGGGCAATGGCAGTGATGAACTGATTGATTTGCTGATACGCACTTTTTGTGAGCCCGCGACAGACCGTATTTTGATGTTGGATCCCAGTTTCTCCATATATGAAATTTATGCACGTTTTAACAATGTTCAGGTCGGTAAAATTGCGTTGGATGATGAATTTCAGATAGACCAAAATGCATATTTACAGTCGGTCAGCCAATCACAGGCAAAGATTCTTTTTCTATGTTCCCCCAATAACCCGACAGGAAATAGTTTGGATGATTTAAAATTCTATATTCAGCATTTCCCCGGCATTGTAGTGATTGATGAAGCTTATATTGAGTTTTCTCCGAATGTTTCAGCGGTGACTTTTTTAAAGGAATTTCCGAATATAATTGTTCTGAAAACACTTTCAAAAGCTTATGCGATGGCCGGTTTACGCGTGGGAGCAGGTTTTGCTTCTGTTGAGATCGCGCAACTGATCAACCGGCTGAAACCCCCATATAACATCAGTGCTGAAAGCCAAAGGATTGCATTGAATGAATTAAAGAAAACAGCAGCGTTTAAGCAGCAACTTCATTTAATCTTAGCGCAGAAATCGTTTGTTGAAAAGCAACTGGCTCAGTTACAAATCGTAGAGAAAGTATATCCTTCCGATGCTAATTTTATACTTGTAAAATTTTACGATGTGGAAAAAATATATGAAAAACTGTCTGAACATCATATTAAAACGAGTTTAAGACATCCGAAAATTGAAAATTGCATAAGGATAAGCATCGGTTCTGAAACAGAAAATAAAAAATTACTGGCTATTTTATCAACCCTCAAATCATGA
- the rplT gene encoding 50S ribosomal protein L20 has translation MPRSVNAVASRARRKKVMKQAKGFFGRRKNVWTVAKNAVEKAMQYAYRGRKEKKRNFRSLWIMRINAGAREHGMSYSQFMGALKSKNIELNRKVLADLAMNHPEAFKAVVDQVK, from the coding sequence ATGCCAAGATCAGTAAATGCCGTAGCTTCCAGAGCTCGCAGAAAAAAAGTAATGAAGCAGGCTAAAGGTTTTTTCGGTAGAAGAAAGAACGTTTGGACTGTAGCTAAAAACGCCGTGGAAAAAGCGATGCAATATGCTTACCGCGGTAGAAAAGAGAAGAAAAGAAATTTCCGTAGCCTTTGGATCATGCGTATCAACGCGGGTGCAAGAGAACACGGGATGTCTTACTCCCAGTTTATGGGCGCTCTGAAAAGCAAAAATATCGAACTGAACAGAAAGGTTTTAGCAGATTTAGCAATGAATCACCCAGAAGCTTTCAAAGCAGTTGTAGATCAAGTAAAATAA
- a CDS encoding zinc-dependent alcohol dehydrogenase has protein sequence MNFRGPFRVRPDRNMPEPQIEHPEDAIVKVLRSCICGSDLHLYHGLVPDTRVGTTFGHEFIGEVVEIGSGVQKLKVGDKVMVPFNISCGKCAFCKQELYGNCHESNAMATAVGGIFGYSHTAGGFQGGQAEYARVPYADVGPTVIPDWMDPDDAVLLTDVVPTGYQAAEMAGIQKGDTVVVFGAGPIGIMAAKSAWLFGAGRVIVIDHLEYRLDFVAKYAQCEAYNFKSIGDPVVFIKTQTDSLGADVCIDAVGCEAKGNRMNTLLGIKLMMQGGSTTALHWAINSVKKGGIVSIVGVYGPIDALVPIGNVVNKGITIRANQAAAKRHMPKLIDHVKNGVIDPKQIITHRVPLEEVADAYHIFSQKLDGCIKTVLIP, from the coding sequence ATGAATTTCCGCGGACCCTTTCGCGTCCGCCCAGACCGCAATATGCCGGAACCTCAAATTGAACATCCCGAAGACGCTATCGTAAAGGTGCTTAGGTCCTGTATCTGCGGCTCCGATCTGCATCTGTATCACGGCCTTGTGCCCGATACACGTGTAGGAACCACATTTGGTCATGAATTTATCGGCGAAGTTGTCGAGATAGGTTCTGGCGTACAGAAACTAAAAGTAGGCGATAAGGTCATGGTACCGTTCAATATATCGTGTGGTAAATGTGCCTTCTGTAAGCAGGAACTTTATGGTAACTGCCACGAATCTAACGCAATGGCGACGGCCGTAGGAGGTATTTTCGGATATTCTCATACCGCCGGCGGTTTCCAGGGCGGACAGGCCGAATACGCACGCGTTCCCTACGCAGATGTTGGGCCAACGGTAATTCCTGATTGGATGGATCCTGATGACGCGGTGCTTCTTACGGACGTAGTTCCTACCGGTTATCAAGCCGCAGAAATGGCGGGGATCCAGAAAGGCGATACCGTCGTTGTTTTCGGTGCCGGACCCATCGGGATCATGGCCGCAAAATCTGCCTGGTTGTTCGGTGCCGGACGTGTAATCGTGATCGATCATTTAGAATACAGACTTGATTTTGTTGCCAAATATGCGCAGTGCGAAGCTTATAATTTCAAAAGTATCGGTGATCCGGTCGTATTCATAAAAACACAGACCGATTCTCTGGGAGCCGATGTCTGCATCGATGCAGTGGGGTGTGAGGCCAAAGGAAACCGGATGAATACACTTCTGGGTATAAAATTGATGATGCAGGGCGGCTCTACAACAGCCCTTCACTGGGCAATCAATTCAGTGAAGAAAGGCGGAATTGTTTCAATTGTCGGTGTGTATGGTCCAATCGATGCACTTGTACCAATTGGGAATGTGGTGAACAAAGGAATTACGATCCGGGCAAACCAGGCTGCCGCAAAACGGCACATGCCGAAACTGATTGACCACGTGAAAAATGGTGTCATTGATCCGAAACAGATTATAACCCACAGGGTTCCGCTGGAAGAAGTCGCGGATGCGTATCACATCTTTTCACAGAAGCTCGATGGCTGTATAAAAACGGTCCTTATTCCTTAA
- a CDS encoding IS1182 family transposase produces MTIVGNNSEFAKTWIKLEDKRNFQKWKSTDGTKIEAQAGRYTFVWGKSIKTNKEKMLRQLEDLWVYAESIASDEDKDPEPPEFKEISKEKVRETAQKIDRMLKGSDTVDKKGKAKAKAKLNYIKNNFEKNLEKYEQQEEILGDRGSYSKTESDATFMRMKEDHMKNGQLKPAYNPQISTENQFILNYTIHQNTNDTGTLQQHLENFKESYGEEVFSQIEAITTDAGYGSEENYEYLEENGIDAYVKYNTFDKEQDQNYQQKHKTFSKENLHYNEEMDFYVCPMGQRMEKTHESSRTTKNGFEQKLSHYQAKNCEGCPIRSMCHGSKNNRSLERNHNLERHKQKARELLKSEEGIKKRKKRCWDVEPVFAQLKHNHNFKRFTLKSLKKVEIEFGLHALAHNLRKKVA; encoded by the coding sequence ATGACTATTGTAGGAAATAATTCTGAATTTGCAAAAACTTGGATAAAGTTAGAAGACAAAAGAAATTTCCAAAAATGGAAATCTACCGACGGCACCAAGATCGAGGCACAGGCAGGACGCTACACCTTCGTTTGGGGAAAATCCATCAAGACCAACAAGGAAAAGATGCTCCGCCAGTTGGAGGATCTCTGGGTTTATGCCGAAAGCATCGCATCGGATGAGGACAAGGATCCCGAACCTCCCGAGTTCAAGGAAATCAGCAAAGAAAAAGTAAGGGAAACCGCCCAGAAGATTGACAGGATGCTGAAAGGCAGCGATACGGTGGACAAGAAGGGGAAAGCCAAAGCCAAGGCGAAACTGAACTACATCAAGAACAACTTCGAAAAAAATCTGGAAAAATACGAACAGCAGGAAGAAATTCTGGGGGACAGGGGCTCCTACAGCAAGACCGAATCTGATGCAACCTTTATGAGAATGAAGGAAGACCACATGAAAAACGGCCAGCTCAAACCCGCCTACAATCCGCAGATCTCCACAGAAAACCAATTCATCCTAAACTATACCATTCACCAAAATACCAACGACACCGGAACTTTGCAGCAGCATCTGGAAAATTTTAAGGAAAGTTACGGAGAGGAAGTCTTCAGCCAAATCGAAGCCATCACCACCGATGCGGGATACGGCAGCGAGGAGAATTATGAATACCTTGAGGAAAACGGGATAGATGCCTACGTAAAGTACAACACCTTCGACAAAGAACAGGACCAGAACTACCAGCAGAAACATAAAACCTTCAGCAAGGAAAACCTACACTACAACGAAGAAATGGATTTTTACGTCTGTCCAATGGGACAGCGGATGGAGAAAACCCACGAAAGCAGCAGGACAACCAAGAACGGCTTTGAGCAAAAACTTTCCCACTATCAGGCAAAAAACTGCGAAGGCTGCCCGATACGCAGCATGTGCCACGGCTCGAAAAACAACCGAAGTCTGGAGCGCAACCATAATCTGGAACGGCACAAACAAAAAGCCAGGGAGCTGCTCAAAAGCGAGGAAGGTATAAAAAAGCGGAAAAAACGGTGTTGGGACGTGGAACCGGTGTTCGCCCAATTAAAACACAATCATAATTTTAAAAGATTTACCTTAAAATCCCTCAAAAAAGTAGAAATAGAGTTCGGACTACACGCTCTTGCACACAACCTAAGAAAGAAAGTGGCGTAA
- a CDS encoding HPF/RaiA family ribosome-associated protein — MDIIINSDNNVESTLDFKNNFREELTHSLRRFDSYITRFEVFFSDESSNKNTQDDHKCVIEARMKGRNPERVSDNGNTPKEAFDGAVSKIKSVLDRVVDQQRGY; from the coding sequence ATGGATATTATTATTAACTCAGACAACAATGTCGAAAGTACACTAGATTTTAAAAATAACTTCCGTGAAGAATTAACTCATTCATTGCGCAGATTTGATAGCTATATCACTCGTTTTGAAGTATTTTTTTCTGATGAAAGCAGCAATAAAAATACACAGGATGATCACAAGTGCGTTATCGAAGCCAGAATGAAAGGTCGAAACCCGGAAAGAGTGTCCGATAACGGTAATACTCCGAAGGAAGCTTTCGACGGAGCGGTTTCAAAGATAAAATCAGTGTTAGACAGGGTAGTAGATCAACAACGAGGATATTAA
- a CDS encoding M28 family peptidase, whose amino-acid sequence MKKLFTCCAAVVSAVMFGQTFTQAYKDRSELFLQSNINTTLTEFAALGVKTTGSTANNNAFTWLKNKYISYGYSTSEISEHTFTKSNTTSKNLIVTKTGTVYPDQYVIICGHYDTLNGPGVNDNGSGTAIILEIARILENVDSEYSIKFINFSGEEQGLWGSTAYVADVVNATTPKMNIRLVFNLDEVGGVAGQVNNRINCEKDGTPTLPTYMATTYASYPSSNNAASNTFNTILMNCFTLYSKNSSGQTLITPVSSYIERSDYMPFDKNGDVCIGLYETLESTKPHTTGDTYTNMDPVFVYNVGKGAIAALQHFAVSSTNVTLGTGTQIKNAKDKISLFPNPVKDFLYVGADAKNFDVIVNDASGKKVLTAKNSQMLNVSALAKGTYFLTATLDGETVTKKFIVTK is encoded by the coding sequence GTGAAAAAACTCTTTACCTGTTGTGCTGCTGTTGTATCGGCAGTAATGTTCGGTCAAACTTTTACCCAAGCCTATAAGGACCGTTCAGAACTTTTTCTACAATCTAACATCAACACTACTTTAACTGAATTTGCCGCTCTCGGTGTGAAAACGACAGGCAGTACCGCTAACAATAATGCATTCACCTGGCTAAAAAATAAATACATCAGCTATGGATATTCAACTTCTGAAATTTCGGAACATACTTTCACAAAATCTAATACGACCAGCAAAAATCTAATCGTTACAAAAACGGGAACTGTTTATCCTGATCAATATGTCATTATCTGCGGACATTATGATACGTTAAACGGACCCGGTGTTAATGATAATGGCTCCGGTACTGCGATTATTTTAGAAATTGCAAGAATTCTTGAGAATGTAGACTCTGAATATTCAATAAAATTTATTAATTTTTCCGGTGAAGAGCAAGGCCTTTGGGGAAGTACAGCGTATGTAGCCGATGTCGTTAACGCAACTACACCAAAAATGAACATCAGGCTGGTTTTTAATCTGGATGAAGTAGGTGGCGTAGCCGGACAAGTCAATAATAGAATCAACTGTGAAAAAGATGGTACCCCTACCTTACCTACTTATATGGCCACAACTTATGCGAGCTACCCAAGTTCAAACAATGCAGCTTCCAATACTTTTAACACAATCCTCATGAACTGTTTTACTCTTTACAGTAAAAACAGCTCCGGACAAACACTTATAACTCCTGTTTCCTCCTATATCGAAAGATCAGATTATATGCCTTTTGACAAAAACGGCGATGTATGCATTGGTCTTTATGAAACATTGGAAAGCACAAAACCGCATACAACAGGTGATACTTATACAAACATGGACCCTGTTTTTGTTTATAATGTGGGCAAAGGCGCCATTGCGGCATTACAACATTTTGCAGTTTCTTCTACAAATGTAACATTAGGTACGGGAACCCAAATAAAAAATGCAAAAGACAAAATCAGCCTGTTTCCTAATCCTGTTAAGGACTTTCTTTATGTAGGAGCAGATGCGAAAAATTTCGATGTTATCGTAAACGACGCGTCCGGAAAAAAAGTATTAACGGCCAAAAACAGCCAGATGCTCAATGTATCAGCCTTAGCAAAAGGGACATATTTTCTTACTGCCACCTTGGATGGCGAGACGGTGACTAAAAAGTTTATTGTAACTAAATAA
- the hisH gene encoding imidazole glycerol phosphate synthase subunit HisH, protein MIAIIDYAAGNVKSVENAAKKLGFKTQVTADHQIIRNADKVIFPGVGEASSAMEKLQAAGLDTLIPQLKQPFLGICLGQQLLCASSEEGQTKGLGIFDVEVKKFPAIQVVPHMGWNSLQQLEGPLFQGISETDDFYFVHSYYCELSEEKSSVCDYIMPFSASLHKNNFYGTQFHPEKSGRAGLLVLQNFLNLKR, encoded by the coding sequence ATGATCGCCATTATAGATTATGCTGCCGGAAACGTAAAATCCGTAGAGAATGCAGCGAAGAAACTCGGTTTTAAAACGCAGGTTACCGCCGATCACCAAATCATCAGAAACGCCGATAAAGTTATTTTCCCAGGTGTTGGCGAGGCTTCCTCTGCCATGGAAAAACTACAAGCAGCGGGCTTAGACACTCTGATCCCACAACTGAAACAACCCTTTCTGGGGATCTGTCTCGGGCAACAACTCTTGTGTGCTTCCTCTGAAGAAGGACAGACCAAGGGACTTGGGATTTTTGATGTAGAAGTGAAGAAATTTCCCGCCATACAGGTGGTGCCACACATGGGTTGGAACAGTTTGCAGCAGCTTGAAGGGCCATTATTTCAGGGAATTAGTGAGACCGATGATTTTTATTTTGTACACAGTTATTACTGCGAACTTTCCGAGGAGAAGAGTTCGGTTTGCGATTATATTATGCCTTTCAGTGCGTCTTTGCATAAAAACAATTTTTATGGCACGCAGTTTCATCCGGAAAAATCCGGCAGGGCAGGCTTACTTGTTTTACAAAACTTTCTAAACCTAAAACGATGA
- the rpmI gene encoding 50S ribosomal protein L35: MPKLKTKSGAKKRFKLTGTGKIKRKNAFKSHILTKKETKQKRNLTQTSYVATVDEKSVLRQLAIK; the protein is encoded by the coding sequence ATGCCAAAATTAAAAACTAAATCAGGTGCTAAGAAGCGTTTTAAGCTGACCGGAACCGGGAAGATTAAAAGAAAAAATGCGTTCAAAAGCCACATCTTGACGAAAAAAGAAACGAAGCAGAAGAGAAATCTTACGCAGACTTCCTACGTTGCTACTGTGGATGAGAAAAGCGTTCTTCGCCAATTAGCCATTAAGTAG
- the hisD gene encoding histidinol dehydrogenase codes for MENIFKYPAKENWRELTSRPVLEAKDLRSDVATIFQKVSQEGDLALKELTQKFDGIILDELKVSAAEIQSACEKIPEDLKKAIQQAKDNIEKFHTAQIEDFQKVETTSGVVCWRESRAIANVGLYIPGGSAPLFSTVLMLAVPAKIAGCRKIILCTPPQENGNVHEAILYAAQLCGVTEVYKVGGAQAIAALTVGTSAVPKVDKIFGPGNQYVTQAKQMAQEFGVAIDLPAGPSEVLVIADQSAVPAFCAADLLAQAEHGTDSQGIFVATDEQVFKQTMAALALQLQALPRRETAAEALKKSRFILLNTVEEAIQFSNLYAPEHLILAVEHAEDLLPEIDNAGSVFLGNYTPESAGDYASGTNHTLPTNGFAKNYSGVSLESFQKKITVQQITRAGLQNLGEAVEIMAAAEGLDAHKNAVSVRLKYVNDGI; via the coding sequence ATGGAAAATATATTCAAATATCCTGCGAAAGAAAACTGGAGAGAACTGACTTCCCGACCAGTTTTAGAAGCCAAAGATTTAAGATCTGATGTAGCCACGATCTTTCAAAAAGTATCTCAGGAAGGCGATTTGGCGTTAAAAGAACTCACCCAGAAGTTTGATGGCATCATCCTCGATGAATTGAAGGTTTCTGCTGCCGAAATCCAATCGGCTTGCGAAAAAATCCCTGAAGATTTAAAGAAAGCCATCCAACAGGCAAAAGACAATATCGAGAAATTTCACACAGCCCAAATCGAAGATTTCCAGAAAGTTGAAACCACCTCTGGTGTGGTATGCTGGCGAGAAAGCAGAGCCATAGCCAATGTGGGGTTGTATATTCCGGGTGGCTCAGCGCCCCTTTTTTCCACCGTTTTGATGTTAGCGGTACCAGCAAAGATTGCAGGTTGCAGAAAAATCATTTTATGTACGCCACCGCAGGAAAATGGCAATGTACACGAGGCCATTCTATACGCAGCGCAACTTTGCGGCGTTACCGAAGTGTATAAAGTTGGCGGAGCGCAGGCCATTGCTGCTTTAACAGTTGGTACATCGGCTGTCCCTAAAGTGGATAAAATCTTCGGGCCAGGCAATCAATACGTAACCCAAGCTAAACAAATGGCGCAGGAGTTTGGAGTTGCCATTGATTTGCCGGCAGGTCCTAGCGAAGTGCTTGTCATCGCAGATCAATCGGCGGTTCCGGCGTTCTGTGCGGCTGATTTGCTTGCGCAGGCAGAACATGGCACAGATTCTCAGGGGATTTTTGTCGCTACCGATGAACAGGTTTTCAAACAAACAATGGCAGCGTTAGCATTGCAACTTCAAGCATTGCCACGTAGGGAAACCGCTGCCGAAGCGCTTAAGAAGAGCCGTTTTATATTGCTCAATACAGTAGAAGAAGCCATTCAGTTCAGTAATTTATACGCACCGGAACATTTGATTTTAGCAGTGGAACATGCCGAGGACCTTTTGCCGGAAATTGACAATGCTGGTTCGGTGTTCTTAGGAAATTATACGCCAGAATCGGCTGGTGATTACGCCAGCGGAACCAATCATACATTACCGACCAATGGTTTTGCAAAAAATTACAGTGGCGTATCGTTGGAGAGTTTTCAGAAAAAAATTACCGTGCAGCAGATTACCCGTGCCGGCTTACAAAACTTAGGTGAAGCAGTTGAGATAATGGCTGCCGCAGAAGGTTTGGATGCACACAAAAACGCGGTTTCTGTACGGTTAAAATATGTAAATGATGGAATTTAA
- the hisF gene encoding imidazole glycerol phosphate synthase subunit HisF, whose product MLKKRIIPCLDIKDGKTVKGVQFEDLRSAGDPILLAQKYVDEGADELVFLDITATLEQRKTLVELVERIGVAIDIPFTVGGGISSAYDVENLLRAGADKVSVNSAAVRNPLLITELAQQFGSQCVVLAVDTKQVGEDDYVFISGGKIKTELKTLEWIKTAEDLGAGEILLTSMDFDGTKKGFDIRMLKNVSAISNLPLIASGGAGTAKDFTALFTDTEATGALAASIFHFNEININDLKNTLKQREIPIR is encoded by the coding sequence ATGTTAAAGAAACGAATAATCCCATGCCTTGATATTAAAGATGGGAAAACAGTCAAAGGTGTACAGTTTGAAGACCTGAGATCTGCCGGTGACCCTATTTTGCTCGCACAGAAATACGTAGATGAAGGCGCGGATGAACTGGTTTTTCTTGATATCACCGCCACGTTGGAACAGCGGAAAACCCTTGTAGAACTGGTAGAGAGAATTGGTGTGGCCATAGATATTCCGTTTACGGTAGGTGGCGGAATTTCATCTGCGTATGATGTTGAAAACTTGCTGAGAGCCGGCGCGGACAAAGTTTCAGTGAACTCTGCGGCAGTAAGGAACCCCCTTCTAATTACAGAACTTGCCCAACAGTTTGGCAGCCAGTGTGTCGTGTTGGCGGTTGATACCAAGCAGGTGGGGGAAGACGATTACGTGTTCATCAGTGGAGGCAAAATAAAAACGGAACTTAAAACACTCGAATGGATCAAGACCGCGGAAGATCTTGGTGCAGGTGAGATTCTGCTAACCTCAATGGATTTCGACGGGACTAAAAAAGGATTCGATATCCGTATGTTAAAAAATGTTTCAGCGATCAGTAATCTTCCGTTAATAGCCTCTGGAGGCGCTGGGACAGCTAAAGATTTCACAGCGCTTTTTACAGATACAGAAGCGACAGGAGCTTTGGCGGCCAGCATTTTTCATTTCAATGAAATTAATATAAATGATTTAAAGAACACTTTAAAACAAAGAGAAATCCCCATCCGATGA